In a genomic window of Canis lupus familiaris isolate Mischka breed German Shepherd chromosome 28, alternate assembly UU_Cfam_GSD_1.0, whole genome shotgun sequence:
- the ZRANB1 gene encoding ubiquitin thioesterase ZRANB1 isoform X3, producing the protein MLAILLTEVSQQAAKCIPAMVCPELTEQIRREIAASLHQRKGDFACYFLTDLVTFTLPADIEDLPPTVQEKLFDEVLDRDVQKELEEESPIINWSLELATRLDSRLYALWNRTAGDCLLDSVLQATWGIYDKDSVLRKALHDSLHDCSHWFYTRWKDWESWYSQSFGLHFSLREEQWQEDWAFILSLASQPGASLEQTHIFVLAHILRRPIIVYGVKYYKSFRGETLGYTRFQGVYLPLLWEQSFCWKSPIALGYTRGHFSALVAMENDGYGNRGAGANLNTDDDVTITFLPLVDSERKLLHVHFLSAQELGNEEQQEKLLREWLDCCVTEGGVLVAMQKSSRRRNHPLVTQMVEKWLDRYRQIRPCTSLSDGEEDEDEEDE; encoded by the exons ATGCTAGCAATACTGCTTACGGAA gTGTCTCAACAAGCAGCAAAGTGTATTCCAGCAATGGTGTGTCCTGAACTGACAGAGCAGATCCGGCGAGAGATAGCTGCCTCTCTTCATCAGAGAAAGGGGGATTTTGCTTGCTATTTTCTAACTGACCTTGTAACATTTACGTTGCCAGCAG aTATTGAAGACTTGCCTCCAACAGTCCAAGAAAAACTATTTGATGAGGTGCTTGATAGAGATGTTCAGAAAG AGTTAGAAGAAGAATCTCCAATTATAAACTGGTCTTTGGAATTGGCTACGCGTTTGGACAGTCGACTGTATGCGCTTTGGAACCGAACTGCAGGAGACTGCTTACTTGATTCAGTGCTACAAGCTACCTGGGGCATTTATGACAAGGACTCGGTGCTTCGGAAAGCCCTGCATGACAGCCTGCATGACTGTTCACATTG GTTTTATACACGTTGGAAAGATTGGGAATCATGGTATTCTCAGAGCTTTGGTTTACATTTTTCCTTGAGAGAAGAACAGTGGCAAGAAGACTGGGCATTTATACTCTCTCTCGCTAGTCAG CCTGGAGCAAGTTTGGAACAGACACACATTTTTGTACTTGCACATATTCTTAGACGACCAATTATAGTTTATGgagtaaaatattataaaagtttcCGGGGAGAAACTTTAGGATATACTCGGTTTCAAG gTGTTTATTTGCCTTTGTTGTGGGAACAGAGTTTTTGTTGGAAAAGTCCGATTGCTCTGGGCTATACAAGGGGCCACTTCTCTGCTTTGGTTGCCATGGAGAACGACGGCTACGGCAACCGAGGTGCTGGTGCTAACCTGAACACAGATGACGACGTCACCATCACGTTCCTGCCTCTGGTTGACAGCGAGAGGAAGTTACTTCACGTGCACTTTCTCTCCGCTCAGGAG CTAGGTAATGAGGAACAGCAAGAGAAACTGCTCAGGGAGTGGCTGGACTGCTGTGTGACCGAAGGGGGGGTGCTGGTGGCCATGCAGAAGAGTTCCCGGCGGCGGAACCACCCCCTGGTCACGCAGATGGTAGAGAAGTGGCTTGACCGCTACCGACAGATCCGGCCTTGTACATCCCTGTCAGATGGagaggaagatgaagatgaagaagatgaatga
- the ZRANB1 gene encoding ubiquitin thioesterase ZRANB1 isoform X6, protein MENDGYGNRGAGANLNTDDDVTITFLPLVDSERKLLHVHFLSAQELGNEEQQEKLLREWLDCCVTEGGVLVAMQKSSRRRNHPLVTQMVEKWLDRYRQIRPCTSLSDGEEDEDEEDE, encoded by the exons ATGGAGAACGACGGCTACGGCAACCGAGGTGCTGGTGCTAACCTGAACACAGATGACGACGTCACCATCACGTTCCTGCCTCTGGTTGACAGCGAGAGGAAGTTACTTCACGTGCACTTTCTCTCCGCTCAGGAG CTAGGTAATGAGGAACAGCAAGAGAAACTGCTCAGGGAGTGGCTGGACTGCTGTGTGACCGAAGGGGGGGTGCTGGTGGCCATGCAGAAGAGTTCCCGGCGGCGGAACCACCCCCTGGTCACGCAGATGGTAGAGAAGTGGCTTGACCGCTACCGACAGATCCGGCCTTGTACATCCCTGTCAGATGGagaggaagatgaagatgaagaagatgaatga